One Halobaculum roseum DNA segment encodes these proteins:
- the panB gene encoding 3-methyl-2-oxobutanoate hydroxymethyltransferase: MVTTRELRDRAGDEPITMLTAYDAPTAAVIDDAGIDVILVGDSMGNAVLGHDSTLPVTLEEVQSRTGAVARATEDALVVADMPFLSFGVDDAESIENAGRMLKEADADAVKIESGPHTVELTRRLAQLGIPVMAHLGLTPQHVNQLGGYQRQGTDPDAAEELLELAREHEEAGAFSLVLEHVPANLAAQVTEALDIPTIGIGAGPDTNGQVLVITDVLGLDEWSPPFSKQYADLRGEMASAVEAYKREVERGEFPADEHSHVEDDVDDVY; the protein is encoded by the coding sequence ATGGTAACCACGCGCGAGCTCCGAGATCGGGCGGGCGACGAGCCCATCACGATGCTGACGGCGTACGACGCGCCGACCGCGGCGGTCATCGACGACGCCGGGATCGACGTGATCCTCGTCGGGGATTCGATGGGCAACGCGGTGCTCGGTCACGACTCGACGCTCCCCGTCACGCTCGAGGAGGTGCAAAGCCGGACCGGAGCCGTCGCTCGCGCCACGGAGGACGCGCTCGTCGTCGCCGACATGCCGTTCCTCTCCTTCGGAGTCGACGACGCCGAGAGCATCGAGAACGCCGGTCGAATGCTGAAGGAGGCCGACGCGGACGCCGTGAAGATCGAGTCCGGGCCGCACACGGTCGAGTTGACCCGCAGGCTCGCACAGCTCGGGATCCCGGTGATGGCGCACCTCGGGCTAACGCCCCAACACGTGAACCAGCTCGGCGGCTACCAACGGCAGGGCACCGACCCGGACGCGGCCGAGGAGCTGCTGGAGCTGGCGCGCGAGCACGAGGAGGCCGGCGCGTTCTCGCTCGTGCTCGAACACGTCCCCGCGAACCTCGCGGCCCAGGTGACGGAGGCGCTCGACATCCCGACGATCGGGATCGGGGCGGGACCGGACACGAACGGGCAGGTGCTCGTGATCACCGACGTGCTCGGCCTCGACGAGTGGTCGCCGCCGTTCTCCAAGCAGTACGCAGACCTCCGGGGGGAGATGGCCTCGGCCGTCGAGGCGTACAAGCGCGAGGTCGAGCGCGGGGAGTTCCCGGCGGACGAACACAGCCACGTCGAGGACGACGTCGACGACGTGTACTGA
- a CDS encoding DUF5822 domain-containing protein produces the protein MPERVESTDPDGVDYGWVMQMTFVVTVTAGAVLVAALSAFVTLPTWGARASFAIRVGAVIWIVTALAAYYYERNVRAE, from the coding sequence GTGCCCGAGCGCGTCGAGTCGACCGATCCGGATGGTGTCGATTACGGGTGGGTGATGCAGATGACGTTCGTCGTCACGGTGACCGCCGGCGCCGTGCTCGTCGCGGCGCTGTCGGCGTTCGTGACGCTCCCCACCTGGGGTGCGCGCGCGAGCTTCGCGATCCGAGTCGGCGCCGTGATCTGGATCGTGACCGCGCTGGCCGCCTACTACTACGAGAGGAACGTCCGGGCCGAGTGA
- a CDS encoding HAD family hydrolase — protein sequence MTGAYANYEAVVFDLDGTLVDLAVDWDAAATDAIGLFERNGHDAAGADLWGLLERADDAGLRPELEAVLADHETRGAAASTRFPHADHLPLSVPTGVCSLNCEAACRTALDRHDLTPHVGAVVGRDSLATYKPDPEPLVATLRDLGADTEGALFVGDSERDAVTARRAGVDFRWV from the coding sequence GTGACCGGTGCGTACGCGAACTACGAGGCCGTCGTGTTCGATCTCGACGGCACGCTGGTCGATCTGGCGGTCGACTGGGACGCGGCCGCGACCGACGCGATCGGCCTGTTCGAGCGCAACGGCCACGACGCCGCCGGCGCGGACCTGTGGGGGCTGTTGGAACGGGCGGACGACGCCGGACTCCGCCCGGAGCTTGAGGCGGTGCTCGCGGACCACGAGACGCGCGGCGCCGCGGCGTCGACGCGGTTCCCGCACGCGGATCACCTCCCGCTGTCGGTCCCTACGGGGGTGTGCTCGCTCAACTGCGAGGCCGCGTGTCGGACGGCGCTGGACCGCCACGACCTGACCCCCCACGTCGGGGCGGTCGTCGGCCGCGACTCGCTGGCGACGTACAAGCCGGACCCCGAGCCGCTGGTCGCGACGCTTCGGGATCTGGGCGCGGATACCGAGGGGGCGCTGTTCGTCGGCGACTCCGAACGTGACGCCGTGACCGCGCGGCGCGCGGGCGTCGACTTCCGGTGGGTGTAA
- a CDS encoding acyl-CoA dehydrogenase family protein, producing MAHANADAYANSPSMLDDEERAIREVVREFAVEELRPGAREADETEEFPEEAWDKLADLDLTGLTVPEPYGGFDADRSTYAIVNEELAYGQLAVATALSVHCLATSCIANFGSEAVKDEWLPEMVDGRPVGAFCLSEPGAGSNPAEMTTTADKDGDGYVLNGEKQWITNGERAGVYIVFAKTDADDEGSITQFLVPADFDGVEVGKREEKLGLRASDTVGMQFSDVRVPERYRLTEEGKGLSAAFETLTGGRIAIAAQAVGLAQAAFDEAREYAHEREQFDSPIAEIEAVRNTFAEMATKVQASRLLVREAARQSDAGEDPRLAASMAKYFASESAVDVTNEAVQIHGGYGYMSEFDVERFYRDSKITTIYEGTTEIQKTIIARELL from the coding sequence ATGGCACACGCGAACGCGGACGCGTACGCGAATTCCCCGTCGATGCTGGACGACGAGGAGCGCGCGATCCGCGAGGTTGTACGCGAGTTCGCCGTCGAGGAACTCCGCCCGGGCGCCCGGGAGGCCGACGAGACGGAGGAGTTTCCCGAGGAGGCGTGGGACAAGCTGGCCGACCTCGATCTCACGGGGCTGACGGTCCCGGAGCCGTACGGCGGCTTCGACGCCGACCGCTCGACGTACGCGATCGTGAACGAGGAGCTCGCGTACGGACAGCTCGCCGTCGCGACCGCCCTGTCGGTCCACTGCCTCGCGACCTCCTGTATCGCGAACTTCGGCTCGGAGGCCGTCAAGGACGAGTGGCTACCCGAGATGGTCGACGGCCGCCCGGTCGGCGCCTTCTGCCTTTCCGAACCCGGCGCGGGGTCGAACCCGGCGGAGATGACCACAACCGCCGACAAGGACGGGGATGGATACGTTCTGAACGGCGAGAAACAGTGGATCACGAACGGCGAGCGCGCCGGCGTCTACATCGTCTTCGCGAAGACCGACGCCGACGACGAGGGCTCGATCACCCAGTTCCTCGTCCCCGCCGACTTCGACGGCGTCGAGGTCGGCAAGCGGGAGGAGAAGCTCGGTCTGCGCGCTTCCGATACGGTCGGGATGCAGTTCTCGGACGTTCGCGTTCCCGAGCGGTACCGACTCACCGAGGAGGGGAAGGGCCTGTCCGCGGCGTTCGAGACGCTCACCGGCGGCCGGATCGCGATCGCCGCACAGGCGGTCGGCCTCGCGCAGGCCGCCTTCGACGAGGCCCGCGAGTACGCCCACGAGCGGGAGCAGTTCGACTCCCCGATCGCCGAGATCGAGGCGGTGCGAAACACGTTCGCGGAGATGGCGACGAAGGTGCAGGCGTCGCGGCTGCTCGTCCGGGAGGCCGCGCGTCAGTCCGACGCGGGCGAGGATCCCCGGCTCGCCGCGTCGATGGCGAAGTACTTCGCCAGCGAGTCGGCCGTCGACGTGACCAACGAGGCCGTTCAGATCCACGGCGGCTACGGCTACATGAGCGAGTTCGACGTGGAGCGGTTCTACCGCGACTCGAAGATCACGACGATCTACGAGGGGACGACGGAGATACAGAAGACGATCATCGCCCGGGAGCTGTTGTAG
- a CDS encoding carboxypeptidase-like regulatory domain-containing protein, protein MRPYTRPLLIATVVLLGLAPAVGAVGAGQPGPAAGVDAADPSAQESTVTLTIAVQTPEGDPVSEADLTATWENGSATATTAGNGRAFVDVPAGSTVEIGVDHPEYVRNAPFVVDSADEETVRVTVRERGSLTVTAEDDRGDAVADARVIARVDGEIVVNGRTNDDGRFTTGTIEQREYSLTVVKEGYYRVVRDVQVGDSSRETVALERGSVTLSFEVVDDRFDPAEPVPDAQLTLETAGTFRTLQNGEATAQVPVNADLDLEVTKEGYETVSRTVRVGESARPVSVNLSRTPTLNVTAVNDRILVGERNVVTVTDAYGDPVADARVLVDGEAVGRTGGDGTLTVRLDSAGNRTVVAETDDLTSAPLTIAAVRERTATASPTATPTDTPAPTATATPTATTTPPSESFVSFPGFTSLSAVLALLALAGAAGLAASRRNE, encoded by the coding sequence ATGCGTCCCTACACGCGACCGCTGCTCATCGCGACGGTGGTGCTCCTCGGGCTCGCGCCCGCCGTCGGCGCGGTCGGCGCCGGACAGCCCGGCCCCGCCGCCGGCGTCGACGCGGCCGACCCCTCCGCACAGGAATCGACGGTCACCCTCACGATCGCAGTGCAGACCCCCGAGGGCGATCCGGTCTCCGAGGCGGATCTCACCGCAACGTGGGAGAACGGCTCCGCGACGGCGACGACCGCCGGCAACGGGCGCGCCTTCGTCGACGTTCCCGCCGGCTCGACCGTCGAGATCGGCGTCGACCACCCGGAGTACGTCCGGAACGCGCCGTTCGTCGTCGACTCCGCCGACGAGGAGACCGTCCGGGTCACCGTCCGCGAACGGGGAAGCCTCACCGTCACCGCCGAGGACGATAGGGGAGATGCCGTCGCCGATGCGCGCGTCATCGCACGCGTCGACGGCGAGATCGTCGTCAACGGCCGGACGAACGACGACGGGCGCTTCACCACGGGAACGATCGAGCAGCGCGAGTACAGCCTCACCGTCGTCAAGGAGGGATACTACCGCGTCGTCCGCGACGTGCAGGTGGGCGACTCCTCCCGCGAGACCGTCGCGCTCGAGCGCGGCTCGGTCACCCTCTCGTTCGAGGTGGTCGACGACCGGTTCGACCCGGCCGAACCCGTCCCGGACGCGCAGTTGACGCTCGAGACGGCCGGAACGTTCCGGACGCTCCAGAACGGGGAGGCGACCGCGCAGGTCCCCGTCAACGCGGATCTCGACCTGGAGGTGACGAAGGAAGGATACGAGACCGTCTCGCGAACGGTTCGGGTCGGTGAGTCCGCGCGCCCGGTGTCGGTGAACCTCAGTCGGACGCCGACGCTGAACGTCACCGCTGTGAACGATCGGATACTCGTCGGCGAGCGCAACGTCGTCACGGTCACCGACGCGTACGGGGACCCCGTCGCGGACGCGCGGGTGCTCGTCGACGGCGAGGCGGTCGGCCGCACCGGCGGCGACGGGACGCTGACGGTCCGGCTCGACTCGGCCGGAAACCGCACGGTGGTCGCCGAGACGGACGATCTGACTTCGGCGCCGCTGACGATCGCGGCGGTCCGCGAGCGGACGGCGACCGCGTCGCCGACGGCGACCCCGACCGACACGCCGGCCCCGACGGCGACCGCCACGCCGACCGCGACCACGACGCCGCCGTCCGAATCGTTCGTCAGCTTCCCCGGCTTCACGTCGCTGTCGGCGGTCCTCGCGCTGCTGGCGCTTGCGGGTGCGGCCGGGCTCGCAGCCAGTAGACGGAACGAGTAG
- a CDS encoding alanyl-tRNA editing protein, translated as MSDSLAPAHPEVREFEATVGSVDGRDVTLAETYFYPEGGGQPADRGTLGGVPVADVQSHGDAVVHTLAAEPDFAAGDTVAGVVDDDFRTYCMRAHTASHVLYGAGRRLLDDLGYGGFGISAAPREQRASGDAASTDEKVRVDFETSTDITDDVLVDLERLVNRAVWDSLPVSWETRAVEDARGDDAVAFNDKTEDDVMADADSVRVVTVEGWDEAACGGTHVSNTREIGPVTVLERSNPGEGLTRVEFAVGPAGIRRRAETHRELRAAAREAGVALDGVADAVTRLASERDDLADDLASLREEVLVGRVRDLPAVDRDGDDWRIGVVEGFDANAVGDAAQSVVGDADEAPDVVAAVGDGSAPFVVVASAGAVDAGDVVDRVTAEFGGGGGGAPTFAQGGGLDADPDAVIEFLEGTDE; from the coding sequence ATGAGCGACTCGCTGGCGCCGGCACACCCCGAGGTCCGGGAGTTCGAGGCGACGGTCGGATCGGTCGACGGACGCGACGTGACCCTCGCGGAGACGTACTTCTACCCCGAGGGAGGCGGTCAGCCCGCCGATCGGGGGACGCTCGGCGGCGTGCCCGTCGCCGACGTACAGTCCCACGGGGACGCGGTCGTCCACACGCTCGCGGCCGAACCCGACTTCGCCGCCGGCGACACCGTCGCTGGCGTCGTCGACGACGACTTCCGGACGTACTGCATGCGCGCCCACACGGCGAGCCACGTGCTCTACGGCGCTGGACGGCGGCTCCTCGACGATCTGGGCTACGGCGGGTTCGGGATAAGCGCTGCTCCTCGGGAGCAGCGAGCGAGCGGCGACGCCGCGAGCACCGACGAGAAGGTCCGCGTCGACTTCGAGACCTCGACCGACATCACCGACGACGTGCTCGTCGACCTCGAACGGCTCGTCAACCGCGCGGTCTGGGACTCGCTGCCCGTCTCGTGGGAGACCCGCGCAGTCGAGGACGCCCGCGGCGACGACGCCGTCGCGTTCAACGACAAGACCGAGGACGACGTGATGGCCGATGCGGACTCGGTCCGCGTCGTCACCGTCGAGGGGTGGGACGAGGCAGCCTGCGGCGGCACGCACGTCTCCAACACCCGCGAGATCGGGCCCGTGACGGTGCTCGAACGTTCGAACCCCGGCGAGGGGCTCACCCGCGTCGAGTTCGCCGTCGGCCCCGCGGGGATCCGCCGCCGCGCCGAGACGCACCGCGAACTCCGCGCGGCGGCCCGCGAGGCGGGGGTCGCACTCGACGGCGTCGCCGACGCGGTGACACGGCTCGCGAGCGAGCGCGACGATCTCGCCGACGACCTCGCGTCGCTGCGGGAGGAGGTGCTCGTCGGACGCGTCCGCGACCTGCCGGCCGTCGACCGCGACGGCGACGACTGGCGGATCGGCGTCGTCGAGGGGTTCGACGCCAACGCGGTCGGCGACGCCGCGCAGTCGGTCGTCGGCGACGCGGATGAGGCGCCCGACGTGGTCGCCGCGGTCGGCGACGGGTCGGCGCCGTTCGTCGTCGTCGCGTCCGCGGGCGCCGTCGACGCCGGCGACGTGGTCGACCGCGTGACCGCCGAGTTCGGCGGGGGCGGCGGCGGGGCGCCGACGTTCGCGCAGGGCGGCGGGCTCGACGCGGACCCCGACGCTGTCATCGAGTTCCTTGAAGGGACCGACGAGTAA
- a CDS encoding helix-turn-helix domain-containing protein, with protein MAKYSTGSGGGGGDGDACELCGREDTSLSEANVAGARLLVCGDCAPHDDNARSGGSDRGRGGGGGGGGGGTGRDADEPSRKKRAAQNVAKAMDASTGDSRHWEEEGTDYEEDRLPYLVKGYGEVVTEARQDAGMTAEDLAAEVGVDAEQIHAVEDGRAARAGVGGSTVRGIEQVLDVKLVDE; from the coding sequence ATGGCGAAGTACTCCACCGGAAGCGGCGGTGGCGGCGGCGACGGCGACGCGTGCGAGCTGTGCGGACGCGAGGACACCAGCCTGTCGGAGGCGAACGTCGCCGGCGCGCGGCTGTTGGTCTGCGGCGACTGCGCGCCCCACGACGACAACGCCCGAAGCGGCGGCTCCGACCGTGGCCGCGGCGGTGGCGGCGGTGGCGGGGGCGGGGGAACCGGTCGCGACGCCGACGAGCCGAGCCGGAAGAAGCGCGCCGCGCAGAACGTCGCGAAGGCGATGGACGCCTCCACCGGCGACTCGCGCCACTGGGAGGAGGAGGGGACCGACTACGAGGAGGACCGCCTCCCGTACCTCGTGAAGGGGTACGGCGAGGTCGTCACCGAGGCGCGACAGGACGCGGGGATGACCGCCGAGGATCTCGCGGCCGAGGTCGGCGTCGACGCCGAGCAGATCCACGCCGTCGAGGACGGACGGGCGGCCCGCGCGGGCGTCGGCGGGTCGACGGTTCGGGGGATCGAGCAGGTGCTCGACGTGAAGCTCGTCGACGAGTAA
- a CDS encoding D-2-hydroxyacid dehydrogenase encodes MRIVVTRQKIHGHPAAEYAELLRERLPDHEVVLAETPAEEREQIRTADIVTGEGAAAEEHLDEASSLRLFAGVYAGVGHLDLDAFEDAGVAVTNASGVHAPNISEYVLGALVSLARDFRRATRQQDRREWRAYRTRELYDSTVAVVGLGAIGSAVAERLEPFGVETLGVRYTPEKGGPVDEVYGFDDLHEVLARTDHLVLACPLTDTTEGLIDREAFRTLPPHATLVNIARGPVVDTDDLVYALRWNQIRGAFLDVTDPEPLPEDHPLWGLDDARITPHNAGHTPRYFERVADILAGNVGRLEAAEAAGDAGGDDVTDLENRVV; translated from the coding sequence ATGCGAATCGTCGTCACCAGACAGAAGATCCACGGCCACCCGGCCGCGGAGTACGCCGAGCTGCTGCGCGAGCGACTCCCCGATCACGAGGTCGTCCTCGCGGAAACCCCGGCGGAGGAGCGCGAGCAGATCCGGACCGCCGATATCGTCACCGGCGAGGGCGCAGCCGCCGAGGAACATCTCGACGAGGCGTCGTCGCTGCGCCTCTTCGCGGGCGTGTACGCCGGCGTGGGCCACCTCGATCTCGACGCCTTCGAGGACGCCGGCGTCGCCGTCACGAACGCCTCGGGCGTCCACGCGCCGAACATCTCCGAGTACGTGCTCGGCGCGCTCGTCTCGCTCGCGCGCGACTTCCGCCGGGCGACCCGCCAGCAGGACCGCCGCGAGTGGCGCGCGTACCGCACCCGGGAGCTGTACGACTCGACGGTGGCGGTCGTCGGGCTCGGCGCCATCGGATCGGCGGTCGCCGAGCGATTGGAGCCGTTCGGCGTCGAGACCCTCGGCGTCCGGTACACGCCCGAGAAGGGCGGCCCCGTCGACGAGGTGTACGGCTTCGACGACCTCCACGAGGTGCTGGCGCGGACGGATCACCTCGTGCTCGCGTGCCCGCTGACGGACACCACCGAGGGCCTGATCGACCGCGAGGCGTTTCGGACGCTCCCGCCGCACGCGACGCTCGTGAACATCGCCCGCGGGCCCGTCGTCGACACCGACGACCTGGTGTACGCGCTGCGGTGGAATCAGATCCGCGGGGCGTTCCTCGACGTGACCGATCCCGAGCCGCTCCCCGAGGACCACCCGCTGTGGGGGCTCGACGACGCCCGGATCACCCCGCACAACGCGGGGCACACGCCGCGGTACTTCGAGCGCGTCGCCGACATCCTCGCGGGCAACGTCGGGCGGCTGGAGGCCGCCGAAGCCGCCGGCGACGCCGGAGGCGACGACGTTACCGACCTGGAGAACCGGGTCGTCTGA
- a CDS encoding fumarylacetoacetate hydrolase family protein gives MRLARARTDDGVREGEYRDGTLVTDDAEYEVEEADLLAPCGPDALFCVGRNFAATLDQMDYERPEEPDFFIKPPHSVVGHRDPIPYPEWTGELTYAGELVAVIDEPCSDLAPDEVPDAVRGYTLLNDVDALDQQGRTARKAFTASGPLGPWIETDVDPTNLDMYTDVAGERRQEANTELMLFDPHEVVSYLSKRFEFRAGDCVAFGSPANPGLVEPGDTVEITYESVGTLVNEVVAGD, from the coding sequence ATGCGACTCGCACGCGCCCGCACCGACGACGGGGTCCGCGAGGGGGAGTACCGCGACGGAACGCTGGTCACCGACGACGCCGAGTACGAGGTCGAGGAGGCGGACCTGCTGGCGCCATGTGGCCCCGACGCGCTGTTCTGTGTCGGCCGGAACTTCGCGGCGACGCTCGACCAGATGGACTACGAGCGCCCCGAGGAGCCCGACTTCTTCATCAAGCCGCCGCACTCCGTCGTCGGCCACCGCGACCCGATCCCGTACCCCGAGTGGACGGGGGAACTCACCTACGCGGGCGAACTCGTCGCCGTGATCGACGAGCCGTGTTCGGATCTCGCGCCCGACGAGGTCCCCGACGCCGTCCGCGGCTACACCCTGCTGAACGACGTGGACGCGCTCGACCAGCAGGGCAGAACCGCGCGCAAGGCGTTCACCGCGTCCGGGCCGCTGGGACCGTGGATCGAGACGGATGTCGACCCCACAAACCTGGACATGTACACGGATGTCGCGGGCGAGCGCCGCCAAGAGGCGAACACCGAGCTGATGCTGTTCGACCCCCACGAGGTCGTCTCGTACCTCTCGAAGCGCTTCGAGTTCCGCGCGGGCGACTGTGTCGCGTTCGGGTCGCCGGCCAATCCCGGCCTCGTCGAGCCCGGCGACACGGTCGAGATCACCTACGAGAGCGTCGGAACGCTCGTGAACGAGGTCGTCGCCGGCGACTGA
- the aceB gene encoding malate synthase AceB, translated as MSVQRKYEREFVRTFFTSPTAVQGEDDSAKMIRSAAGLRGIQAPDVWVPDNEDATAPSMRDEGARNIIDVVAEHGADFPGEIHPRVVWHRDDAEKRLAGFEYMREIADPENGAVDHIDGFVIPEVGDIDDWKKADECFQMIEAEHGLEEGSLSMSVIVESGEAEIALNRVRDEMGKPSNTLERMFLLVDGEVDYTKDMRAMTPTGELPEWPELRHNTSKGASAAGLIAVDGPFDNIRDVEGYKERMEANRAKGMTGIWSLTPKQVEVANKAPLPPKDGTWLLEVGGGEVELVSEGGREVYDGDGVSLSESGGSYVLAIDGDEHELTEDELREELLDRTSYVPSMDDIVESMEEFEAAKEAGKGAIAMTQSATLSIDGVEIDLSKDRMWDEATYQAAQTPITLFQDVYEHRPDQHDALAEIYGSDVVERATQVGN; from the coding sequence ATGAGTGTACAACGGAAGTACGAACGCGAGTTCGTTCGAACGTTCTTCACGTCGCCGACGGCCGTCCAGGGGGAGGACGACTCGGCGAAGATGATCCGCAGCGCCGCGGGGCTTCGCGGCATCCAGGCGCCGGACGTGTGGGTGCCGGACAACGAGGACGCGACGGCGCCGTCGATGCGCGACGAGGGCGCGCGAAACATCATCGACGTGGTCGCCGAGCACGGCGCCGACTTCCCCGGGGAGATCCACCCGCGCGTCGTCTGGCACCGCGACGACGCCGAGAAGCGCCTCGCCGGCTTCGAGTACATGCGCGAGATCGCCGACCCCGAGAACGGCGCGGTCGACCACATCGACGGGTTCGTCATCCCCGAGGTCGGCGACATCGACGACTGGAAGAAGGCCGACGAGTGCTTCCAGATGATCGAGGCCGAGCACGGGCTGGAGGAGGGGAGCCTCTCGATGTCGGTGATCGTCGAGTCCGGCGAGGCCGAGATCGCCCTCAATCGCGTGCGCGACGAGATGGGCAAGCCATCGAACACGCTCGAACGCATGTTCCTGCTCGTCGACGGCGAGGTCGACTACACGAAGGACATGCGCGCGATGACGCCGACGGGCGAGCTGCCGGAGTGGCCCGAGCTGCGCCACAACACCTCGAAGGGCGCCAGCGCCGCCGGCCTCATCGCCGTCGACGGCCCGTTCGACAACATCCGCGACGTGGAGGGGTACAAGGAGCGAATGGAGGCGAACCGCGCGAAGGGTATGACCGGTATCTGGTCGCTCACCCCCAAGCAGGTCGAGGTCGCGAACAAGGCCCCGCTCCCCCCGAAGGACGGCACGTGGCTCCTGGAGGTCGGGGGCGGCGAGGTCGAACTCGTCAGCGAGGGCGGCCGGGAAGTCTACGACGGCGACGGCGTGTCGCTGTCGGAGTCGGGCGGCTCGTACGTGCTCGCGATCGACGGCGACGAGCACGAGCTGACCGAGGACGAGCTCCGCGAGGAGCTGCTCGATCGCACCTCCTACGTCCCGAGCATGGACGACATCGTCGAGTCGATGGAGGAGTTCGAGGCGGCCAAGGAGGCCGGCAAGGGCGCCATCGCGATGACCCAGTCCGCGACGCTGTCCATCGACGGCGTCGAGATCGACCTCAGCAAGGACCGTATGTGGGACGAGGCGACCTATCAGGCCGCCCAGACGCCGATCACGCTGTTCCAGGACGTGTACGAGCACCGCCCGGACCAGCACGACGCGCTGGCGGAGATCTACGGCTCGGACGTGGTCGAGCGCGCGACGCAGGTCGGCAACTGA
- a CDS encoding VOC family protein: MAFIHVCLNVADAERAADWYADNLGFERSWEFTTADGDTRNLYVADENGVELQLSDSEGADEFEEGTAYDHFAVKVDDVDAAFERIDNHGVVEEPGDQPEAGARTAFLKDPDGHTVELVQPLE; this comes from the coding sequence ATGGCGTTCATCCACGTCTGTCTCAACGTCGCCGACGCCGAGCGCGCGGCCGACTGGTACGCGGACAACCTCGGCTTCGAGCGCTCGTGGGAGTTCACGACCGCCGACGGCGACACGCGAAACCTCTACGTCGCCGACGAGAACGGCGTCGAACTCCAGTTGTCCGACAGCGAGGGGGCCGACGAGTTCGAGGAGGGGACCGCCTACGACCACTTCGCGGTGAAGGTGGACGACGTCGACGCCGCCTTCGAGCGGATCGACAACCACGGCGTCGTGGAGGAGCCGGGCGACCAGCCCGAGGCGGGCGCACGGACGGCGTTCCTGAAGGATCCGGACGGCCACACCGTCGAACTGGTGCAGCCGCTGGAGTAG